One genomic window of Oncorhynchus kisutch isolate 150728-3 linkage group LG26, Okis_V2, whole genome shotgun sequence includes the following:
- the LOC109871412 gene encoding homeobox protein engrailed-1-B-like codes for MEGQRDVHSPELSEGESVSPSPSLPSPPILPLQAAQQAHRTTNFFIDNILRPDFGCRKEQGLGARERSQTSSRERAHPLVARPSHPGTPCQDSNCSSDSTSSSSSSLALSPTPKKSTSSSKANDSSGGSTPKFGENTSPVMVVNGVSGGAAPSPESQPLLWPAWVYCTRYSDRPSSGPRTRKLKKTKNEKEDKRPRTAFTAEQLQRLKTEFQANRYITEQRRQSLAQELNLNESQIKIWFQNKRAKIKKANGYKNGLALQLMAQGLYNHSTTTIQEDKEESD; via the exons ATGGAGGGGCAAAGGGATGTACACAGCCCGGAGTTGAGTGAAGGGGAGAGCGTTTCTCCTTCTCCAAGTCTGCCTTCGCCGCCCATCCTGCCTCTCCAAGCAGCGCAGCAGGCGCACAGAACCACCAACTTTTTTATTGACAATATTCTACGGCCAGATTTCGGCTGCAGGAAGGAGCAGGGCTTAGGTGCGAGGGAGAGGTCGCAGACTTCCAGCCGAGAGCGCGCCCACCCTTTGGTCGCCAGACCGAGTCATCCTGGAACGCCATGCCAGGATTCCAATTGCAGCAGCGACAgcacttcttcctcctcctcgtccttgGCCTTGTCTCCAACCCCCAAAAAGAGCACCTCGTCCTCGAAAGCCAACGACAGCTCCGGAGGTAGCACGCCCAAGTTCGGCGAGAACACTTCTCCTGTTATGGTTGTGAACGGCGTTAGCGGCGGCGCAGCGCCCTCCCCCGAGTCCCAACCGCTGCTGTGGCCTGCCTGGGTGTATTGCACTAGATACTCGGACAGGCCCTCATCTG GCCCAAGGACACGGAAATTGAAAAAGACGAAAAACGAAAAGGAAGACAAGCGACCCAGAACGGCGTTCACGGCTGAGCAGCTTCAAAGACTGAAGACGGAGTTCCAGGCCAACCGTTACATTACGGAGCAGAGGAGACAGTCTCTAGCCCAGGAGCTCAACCTCAATGAGTCACAAATCAAAATCTGGTTCCAGAACAAACGGGCCAAAATCAAAAAGGCCAACGGCTATAAGAACGGCCTGGCTCTCCAGCTCATGGCGCAAGGATTGTACAACCATTCCACCACCACCATTCAGGAAGACAAGGAGGAGAGTGACTGA